A region from the Parasphingopyxis sp. CP4 genome encodes:
- a CDS encoding SDR family oxidoreductase produces MTDWKSAGNTAVITGGASGIGLEFARRYASAGMNVAIADRNSEALDAARDELIAIAGNDERIMAQLCDVSESDQIESLCDAVYDKFGAVHCLMNNAGMGRPTGAPWESMDELQQMMSINMGGVILGCHCFIPRMLEGKEPGVVINTGSKQGITRPPGNYGYNLSKVGVLAYTESVAHAFATMEGCPLTAHLLVPGFVYTPMISSFLPEKPPSAWTAEQTVDFALPAIERGDFYILCPDGDATREIDEKRIQWNADDIIENRPALSRWHPDYAEAFERFMAAGSD; encoded by the coding sequence ATGACGGATTGGAAATCGGCCGGGAACACGGCTGTTATCACGGGCGGCGCAAGCGGTATCGGGCTTGAATTTGCGCGGCGCTATGCATCGGCCGGCATGAATGTCGCCATTGCCGACCGCAATTCAGAAGCATTGGACGCGGCACGCGACGAACTGATCGCGATCGCGGGCAATGACGAGCGGATCATGGCGCAGCTCTGCGATGTCTCCGAAAGCGATCAGATCGAAAGCCTGTGCGATGCCGTTTATGACAAGTTCGGCGCGGTCCACTGCCTGATGAACAATGCCGGCATGGGACGGCCAACCGGCGCGCCTTGGGAGAGCATGGACGAGTTGCAGCAGATGATGTCCATCAACATGGGCGGCGTTATCCTTGGCTGCCATTGCTTCATCCCGCGCATGCTGGAGGGCAAGGAGCCCGGCGTCGTCATCAATACCGGCTCGAAACAGGGCATTACCCGGCCACCGGGCAATTATGGCTATAATCTCTCCAAGGTCGGTGTGCTCGCTTATACCGAAAGCGTTGCCCATGCTTTTGCGACGATGGAGGGCTGTCCGCTAACCGCGCATCTGCTGGTTCCCGGCTTTGTCTACACACCGATGATTTCCAGCTTCCTACCCGAAAAGCCGCCATCCGCCTGGACCGCTGAGCAGACGGTGGACTTTGCCTTGCCAGCGATTGAGCGGGGAGATTTCTACATTCTGTGCCCCGATGGTGATGCAACGCGAGAGATTGATGAGAAACGCATTCAGTGGAATGCCGATGACATCATCGAAAACCGCCCGGCCTTGTCGCGATGGCATCCGGATTATGCAGAAGCTTTTGAGCGGTTTATGGCGGCCGGGAGCGACTAG
- a CDS encoding SDR family oxidoreductase, translating into MDLQIKGKKAIMAGGSAGMGRATAERLAEAGAELVITARGEERLNKAAEEIAQKYAVSVTPVVADSSKQSGREALFAACPDPDILAITIKPPDPNGDFLKVSAEMWRDSVETALIGPIEIMRNYIPVMKDKGWGRIVNIATFSAKNPMIWRLMSGPARSALLNYTASVSREVAPHGVIMNNLLPGMFATEGASEIMGAYAEAFGLEPKPEIVGAHFRDHNHIPAGFMGNADDLAPMAAFLCSELSRFIVGQNIVIDGGQHSSIF; encoded by the coding sequence ATGGACCTGCAGATCAAGGGGAAGAAGGCGATCATGGCCGGCGGCAGTGCTGGCATGGGTCGTGCGACCGCCGAGCGACTGGCCGAGGCTGGCGCAGAATTGGTGATCACCGCGCGCGGCGAAGAGCGGCTTAACAAGGCAGCGGAGGAGATTGCCCAGAAATATGCTGTGTCGGTGACCCCTGTCGTGGCGGATTCCTCCAAGCAATCCGGCCGCGAAGCCCTGTTCGCCGCCTGCCCCGACCCGGACATCCTGGCAATCACGATCAAACCGCCTGACCCCAATGGCGATTTCCTGAAAGTCTCGGCAGAGATGTGGCGCGATTCCGTTGAAACCGCGCTGATCGGGCCGATTGAGATCATGCGCAACTATATCCCGGTGATGAAGGACAAGGGCTGGGGCCGGATCGTCAATATCGCGACCTTCTCGGCCAAGAATCCGATGATCTGGCGGCTGATGTCGGGCCCGGCCCGCTCTGCCCTGCTCAACTATACGGCCAGCGTCTCCCGCGAAGTCGCGCCCCATGGCGTGATCATGAACAACCTGCTGCCCGGCATGTTTGCGACCGAAGGCGCGTCGGAAATCATGGGTGCCTATGCCGAAGCCTTTGGCCTGGAACCGAAGCCCGAAATCGTAGGAGCGCATTTCCGGGACCATAATCACATACCGGCCGGCTTTATGGGCAATGCCGACGATCTGGCGCCGATGGCAGCGTTCCTGTGCAGCGAATTGTCACGCTTCATCGTCGGCCAGAATATCGTGATCGATGGCGGCCAGCACAGTTCGATTTTTTAG
- a CDS encoding VOC family protein translates to MSDDRRFSWGHININVRNLEQSIAFYRKLGFELFIPGVPYVGLSTDETAQPIPGGAAEALGVEGNTHGRACIMQLDEGFPKIDLTELADQDQAEPLANKDLGLVRICLVTEDLAGEVERLTAEGVEFISAPKEGHMKLADLAVCKDPDGTLIELLQVYLERWAPLLEGN, encoded by the coding sequence ATGAGCGATGATCGCCGGTTCAGCTGGGGCCATATCAATATCAATGTGCGCAATCTCGAACAGTCTATCGCCTTTTATCGCAAGCTTGGCTTCGAGCTCTTCATTCCGGGCGTGCCCTATGTCGGGCTGAGCACCGATGAAACCGCACAGCCCATCCCGGGCGGTGCGGCCGAAGCCCTTGGGGTTGAAGGCAATACCCATGGCCGGGCCTGTATCATGCAGCTCGACGAAGGCTTTCCGAAGATCGACCTCACAGAGCTTGCCGATCAGGATCAGGCGGAGCCGTTAGCGAACAAAGACCTTGGCCTGGTGCGTATCTGCCTGGTGACGGAGGATCTGGCAGGCGAAGTGGAACGGCTGACCGCCGAGGGGGTCGAATTTATCTCCGCGCCCAAGGAGGGCCATATGAAGCTTGCGGACTTAGCCGTGTGCAAGGATCCGGACGGGACGCTCATCGAATTGCTGCAAGTCTATCTGGAACGCTGGGCACCGCTGCTTGAGGGCAATTAA
- a CDS encoding glutathione S-transferase family protein, with the protein MKVYGSRISYYTGKLEAYLRYKGIDYTPLPTPYAQAEMLKEKVGAVQMPIVDDDGTWMSDTTPIIEHLEGEHPENHVIPDDPVVAFIAYLIEDYGDEWLWRSAMYYRWWYSYDRMLASSTLTDEVARHLKAPRWMKRRMIVRRQVRHYVDRDGVTDATRGHIEQTYHNALAAMTAMLDNRPFLLGNAPSLADYGMMGPMFRHYGQDPTPQEIMRNTAPLVFEWVARMWRAQRPEQPQFCSEVPSDAAPLLKEICETHLVQLIANADAFAAGADRFDMTVQGCDYKDIAVSRYRVWCLEELRRRFAALSADHKAKVKALLPFEQAKILWADKIAAVSDYNRDNHLPFGPAINVFKDGLP; encoded by the coding sequence ATGAAAGTCTATGGATCGCGAATTTCCTATTACACCGGAAAGCTTGAAGCCTATCTGCGCTACAAGGGCATCGATTATACGCCCCTGCCCACCCCCTATGCGCAAGCGGAGATGCTCAAGGAAAAAGTCGGCGCGGTGCAGATGCCGATCGTCGATGATGACGGCACATGGATGTCGGACACCACCCCGATCATCGAACATCTTGAAGGTGAACATCCAGAAAATCACGTTATTCCAGATGATCCGGTTGTCGCGTTCATCGCCTATCTGATCGAGGATTATGGCGATGAATGGCTGTGGCGTTCCGCCATGTATTATCGCTGGTGGTACAGCTATGATCGGATGCTCGCATCCAGCACGCTTACCGATGAAGTGGCCCGGCATCTCAAGGCGCCGCGATGGATGAAGCGGCGCATGATCGTGCGGCGTCAGGTGCGGCATTATGTCGATCGCGATGGCGTTACAGACGCCACCCGTGGGCATATTGAGCAGACCTATCACAATGCTCTCGCGGCGATGACGGCGATGCTCGACAACCGCCCCTTCCTGCTTGGAAATGCGCCATCACTCGCGGACTATGGCATGATGGGGCCGATGTTCCGCCATTATGGCCAGGACCCGACGCCGCAGGAGATCATGCGCAACACCGCGCCGTTGGTGTTTGAATGGGTCGCCCGGATGTGGCGGGCCCAGCGGCCCGAACAGCCGCAATTTTGCTCCGAAGTACCGAGCGATGCTGCGCCGCTACTCAAGGAGATATGCGAAACCCATCTCGTCCAGCTGATTGCCAATGCCGATGCCTTTGCTGCGGGCGCCGATCGCTTCGATATGACCGTGCAAGGCTGCGACTATAAGGACATTGCCGTGTCCCGCTATCGCGTCTGGTGCCTTGAGGAATTGCGCCGACGGTTCGCAGCATTGTCGGCCGACCATAAGGCGAAAGTGAAGGCGCTGCTTCCGTTTGAACAGGCGAAGATACTCTGGGCTGACAAGATTGCCGCCGTGTCTGATTATAATCGCGACAACCACCTGCCTTTCGGACCGGCGATCAATGTTTTCAAGGACGGGTTGCCCTAG
- a CDS encoding 2-hydroxychromene-2-carboxylate isomerase: MSETIDVFWSFRSPYSYLVTPDLLKLRADYDVAVVLRPVLPIALRAKQSIFDASDKKRPQYIVMDSMRRAQFLGLPFTWPQPDPVVQDMATFEVPEEQPYIWRLSSLGVEAERRGRGIDFAYHVSTLIWGGTRGWDQGELLAEATADAGLDLADLEAAIAGYDVRAEIERNHEMLEAAHHWGVPTMAFKGEPFFGQDRIDTLRWRLDQAGLQKN, from the coding sequence ATGTCCGAAACAATCGATGTCTTCTGGTCGTTCAGAAGCCCTTATTCCTATCTCGTCACGCCCGACTTGTTGAAGCTGCGCGCTGACTATGACGTGGCGGTCGTCCTGCGACCGGTATTGCCGATTGCCTTGCGCGCCAAACAGTCGATCTTTGACGCGTCGGACAAGAAGCGGCCACAATATATCGTGATGGACTCGATGCGCCGCGCCCAGTTTCTGGGCCTGCCCTTCACCTGGCCGCAACCCGATCCGGTGGTCCAGGATATGGCAACCTTCGAAGTGCCGGAGGAGCAGCCTTATATCTGGCGGCTCTCATCGCTCGGCGTGGAAGCGGAACGGCGTGGGCGCGGCATCGATTTCGCCTATCATGTGTCGACATTGATCTGGGGCGGTACGCGGGGCTGGGATCAGGGCGAATTGCTCGCTGAGGCAACCGCAGACGCCGGCCTCGATCTCGCCGATCTCGAAGCCGCGATCGCGGGTTATGATGTTCGCGCCGAGATTGAGCGCAATCATGAGATGCTCGAGGCAGCCCATCATTGGGGCGTGCCGACCATGGCGTTCAAGGGCGAACCTTTTTTCGGTCAGGACCGGATCGACACTTTGCGCTGGCGGCTCGACCAGGCCGGCTTGCAGAAGAACTAG